The following coding sequences are from one Muntiacus reevesi chromosome 17, mMunRee1.1, whole genome shotgun sequence window:
- the RPS6 gene encoding small ribosomal subunit protein eS6: MKLNISFPATGCQKLIEVDDERKLRTFYEKRMATEVAADALGEEWKGYVVRISGGNDKQGFPMKQGVLTHGRVRLLLSKGHSCYRPRRTGERKRKSVRGCIVDANLSVLNLVIVKKGEKDIPGLTDTTVPRRLGPKRASRIRKLFNLSKEDDVRQYVVRKPLNKEGKKPRTKAPKIQRLVTPRVLQHKRRRIALKKQRTKKNKEEAAEYAKLLAKRMKEAKEKRQEQIAKRRRLSSLRASTSKSESSQK, encoded by the exons ATGAAG CTGAACATCTCTTTCCCGGCCACTGGCTGCCAGAAGCTCATTGAAGTGGACGATGAACGAAAACTTCGTACCTTCTACGAGAAGCGTATGGCCACAGAAGTTGCTGCTGACGCTCTGGGTGAAGAATGGAAG GGTTATGTGGTCCGAATCAGTGGCGGGAATGATAAGCAGGGTTTCCCCATGAAGCAGGGTGTCTTGACCCATGGCCGAGTTCGCCTGCTACTGAGTAAGGGGCATTCCTGTTACAGACCAAGGAGGACTGGAGAGAGAAAGCGCAAATCCGTACGGGGTTGCATTGTGGATGCCAATCTGAGTGTTCTCAACTTGGTCATCGTGAAAAAAG ggGAGAAGGATATTCCTGGACTCACTGATACTACAGTGCCTCGTCGCCTGGGTCCCAAAAGAGCTAGCAGAATCCGCAAACTTTTCAATCTCTCTAAAGAAGATGATGTCCGCCAGTATGTTGTGCGAAAGCCCCTAAACAAAGAAG GTAAGAAACCTAGGACTAAAGCACCCAAGATTCAGCGTCTTGTGACTCCACGAGTTCTGCAACACAAACGCCGGCGTATTGCTCTGAAGAAACAGCGtactaagaaaaacaaagaagaggcTGCAGAATATGCTAAACTTTTGGCCAAGAGAATGAAG gaGGCCAAAGAAAAACGGCAGGAACAGATTGCCAAGAGACGGAGGCTGTCCTCTCTGAGAGCTTCTACTTCTAAGTCTGAGTCCAGTCAAAAATGA